Proteins co-encoded in one Salvia splendens isolate huo1 chromosome 4, SspV2, whole genome shotgun sequence genomic window:
- the LOC121801646 gene encoding glutaredoxin-C5, chloroplastic-like isoform X2 codes for MALMAAAPWNRGALEPISISPPSIPTGTASLFTNHTFCGAQSVPLFSRIGPRKKGLVVVRAMSATFGARMEESVRKTVTENPVVVYSKTWYSSEVKSLFKRLGVEPLVIELDQLGPQGPQLQKTLLRLTGQHTVPNIFIGGKHIGGCTDTIKIHRKGELQPLLLEAGAMKLKS; via the exons ATGGCGTTAATGGCTGCTGCCCCATGGAATAGAGGAGCCTTGGAACCAATTTCGATTTCCCCTCCTTCAATTCCTACTGGAACCGCTTCTCTCTTTACCAATCATACATTTTGTGGTGCCCAAAGCGTCCCCTTATTTTCCAGAATCGGCCCGAGAAAGAAGGGCCTCGTCGTGGTTCGGGCCATGTCCGCTACATTTGGGGCCCGAATGGAGGAAAGCGTCAGGAAGACTGTTACTGAAAACCCTGTTGTTGTCTATTCCAAAACTTG GTACTCTTCTGAGGTGAAATCTCTGTTTAAGAGGCTTGGTGTGGAGCCGCTTGTGATCGAGTTGGATCAATTAg GTCCCCAGGGACCACAACTGCAGAAGACTCTGCTAAGGCTGACTGGACAACACACTGTTCCTAATATATTCATAG GGGGCAAACATATCGGTGGTTGTACAG ATACCATCAAGATTCACAGAAAAGGGGAGCTCCAGCCTTTGCTATT
- the LOC121801646 gene encoding glutaredoxin-C5, chloroplastic-like isoform X1: protein MALMAAAPWNRGALEPISISPPSIPTGTASLFTNHTFCGAQSVPLFSRIGPRKKGLVVVRAMSATFGARMEESVRKTVTENPVVVYSKTWCSYSSEVKSLFKRLGVEPLVIELDQLGPQGPQLQKTLLRLTGQHTVPNIFIGGKHIGGCTDTIKIHRKGELQPLLLEAGAMKLKS from the exons ATGGCGTTAATGGCTGCTGCCCCATGGAATAGAGGAGCCTTGGAACCAATTTCGATTTCCCCTCCTTCAATTCCTACTGGAACCGCTTCTCTCTTTACCAATCATACATTTTGTGGTGCCCAAAGCGTCCCCTTATTTTCCAGAATCGGCCCGAGAAAGAAGGGCCTCGTCGTGGTTCGGGCCATGTCCGCTACATTTGGGGCCCGAATGGAGGAAAGCGTCAGGAAGACTGTTACTGAAAACCCTGTTGTTGTCTATTCCAAAACTTGGTGCTC GTACTCTTCTGAGGTGAAATCTCTGTTTAAGAGGCTTGGTGTGGAGCCGCTTGTGATCGAGTTGGATCAATTAg GTCCCCAGGGACCACAACTGCAGAAGACTCTGCTAAGGCTGACTGGACAACACACTGTTCCTAATATATTCATAG GGGGCAAACATATCGGTGGTTGTACAG ATACCATCAAGATTCACAGAAAAGGGGAGCTCCAGCCTTTGCTATT